A region of Pseudomonas marginalis DNA encodes the following proteins:
- a CDS encoding alpha-2-macroglobulin: MFDSLKAISRRVVGVFLTVVGAVFGQWHPPLWLRAIGRGLANLGNKARAYPRQAGAGVLGLVLLAAAGFYGWHWYSNLPQPHTVGYSLHKPNLTDYTQQPPVVDNLQVRFAESVAPLAAIGKPVTEGITLKPNVAGSWRWSDDRTLLFVPEKDWPIEAGYTLDLARKGLLADGVLLSQYSSQFSTQPFRATLTHNELYQDPSNPTMKQLVATFHFSHPVDEDSLRKRVSVTLGKGLAYRDAQLPNRPDISFDETRLNAYVRSAALATPLESTPVSAKLDEGIKARDGGNASTAPLVAEVTVPGRYRLTFTGAEVSFVDNERGEPEPVLMFSSSSAVADETIAGKVQAWLLPEKAQDDTRPYNSNDIDDALLARSTKVTLTHVPSVEPLNTLHAFKFKAPAGRALYVRVPANLEAIGGYLAKNPTASLISMPAYPRTLQFLSDGALLSLNGEKRLGFMARGVPGAHVEIARLLPNQLQHLVDQSSGSFARPNFGNEYFDRMVERQSLDIALSSSDPAKTVYDNVDLSHYLTANGGRRGIFVLKLSPQDEPAERTFDYSRSTTSDLRFIVVTDLGIIAKRSSDGSHDVYVQSIGNGSPVSDAQVDIIGRNGLPVSSGHTDGEGHVHFAKLDELRREKTPLMYVVTRGNDQSFLPIARQSQQLDLSRFDVGGLEEDGAIDRLSAYLFTDRGLYRPGETAHLGMIVRSGNWKGALQGLPVELQITDPRGLEVIRQPLKLSASGFETFDFPSSEVAPAGDYTATLQLIGQKQTRTDLGSVSFKVRDFEPDRMKVSLSLHDTPVQGWIPPDQVVAKVTAMHLFGAPAAGRRVTAKMSLSPTLAAFERYPDYRFRLNDSLEEASTEDLAETTVDDNGQAVLDLNLQRFANSTYRLQVMTQVFEAEGGRNVAAQSALLVSSAPYLVGVKSQDSLSYVAKDAPRQVQWLAVAPDLTPLAVDGLTSEVVEHRYVSVLVKQSNGTYKYESRIKNISQPASPLVMTKDGARQALNTATPGDFTLQVKDANGNLLNQIDYSVAGRGNTSRSLERNAELQLRLDKRSYATGDEIAISIRAPYTGAGLITIERDKVYTQQWFKADSTNSVQHIRVPAGLEGNAYVNVQFVRDIGSSEVYMSPLSYGVVPFSINLDARRMALKVEGPAKIEPGQTLDIKVNADRPGRAVVYAVDEGILQVARYQTPDPLGFFFQKRALEVGTSQILDLILPEFSRLLSGAAPGGDTEGALANHLNPFKRKHQPPVAWWSGLVDLPAGETVLHYQVPDSFNGKLHLFAVAVDADSVGVSEANTEVRGPIVITPNVPAFVAPGDVFNVSAGVFSNLEAAANVKFEVQTSAGLVVQGDKASTLSLQPRKEGTAEFKIKVGETLGSADLRFVAVLPDGKRIQVAETTSIRPLSEHRVALSLGRFDSASKELKPTRELFSQLRDVQLGVAASPLVWANGLKHYLDDYGYACTEQLVSKAMPALIWGGTAPEAEQAFSSAVRMLRQRQNQAGGFGLWAANPDVAPYASLYATDFLIEAKERGLPVPEDLLVRANSYLTDLANGPSEGLSELRNRAYASYLLSRQGILVSGALSDIRERYESYFKDSWQNDLGAAYLAASYKLLKQDRQADTLFRKIPWRSLVDKWDSDGLYYDPLVHDAEHLHLLARHFPELLDNVPTALLDKLGKRLNEQRYNSLSAALLLRALDNYGQRAQSDMTLKATAWLGDKQQQLLEMAGQPPRAAVPGATQKLLMEKSDGPAAFYMLSEAGFDKGAKLKPINNGLEIIHEYLDLKGEPVSTVAVGDEFLVRLRLRATDRDQVQQVAVVDLLPGGVEPVYNLPPEPEAASSEESEGETSEYVEESEQEADAWQAPIGETELSNWQPDYVDVRDDRVVLYGTALRDVGTFVYRVRATNAGTFNTPPAYAEGMYEPTLQGRGKVGQLEITKP, translated from the coding sequence ATGTTCGATTCGCTCAAAGCCATCAGCCGTCGTGTTGTCGGTGTGTTTCTGACTGTGGTGGGGGCCGTTTTCGGCCAATGGCATCCGCCGCTGTGGCTGCGCGCCATCGGCCGTGGCCTGGCGAACCTGGGTAACAAAGCCCGCGCTTATCCGCGCCAGGCCGGTGCCGGCGTATTGGGCCTGGTGCTGCTGGCGGCCGCTGGCTTCTACGGCTGGCACTGGTACTCCAACCTGCCGCAGCCCCATACCGTGGGCTATTCGCTGCACAAACCCAACCTGACGGACTACACCCAGCAACCGCCGGTTGTGGATAACTTGCAAGTGCGTTTTGCCGAATCGGTGGCCCCGCTGGCCGCCATTGGCAAGCCGGTCACCGAAGGCATCACCCTCAAACCCAATGTGGCCGGGAGCTGGCGTTGGTCCGATGACCGCACGCTGCTGTTCGTGCCGGAGAAAGACTGGCCCATCGAAGCGGGTTACACCCTTGATCTGGCCAGGAAAGGTTTGCTGGCCGATGGCGTACTGCTCAGTCAGTACAGCAGCCAGTTCTCCACCCAGCCGTTCCGCGCCACCCTGACACACAACGAGTTGTATCAAGACCCGTCGAACCCGACGATGAAACAACTGGTGGCGACCTTCCATTTTTCCCACCCGGTCGATGAAGACAGCCTGCGCAAGCGCGTTTCGGTCACCCTCGGCAAAGGCCTGGCCTACCGCGACGCCCAGTTGCCCAACCGCCCGGACATCAGCTTCGACGAGACCAGGCTGAACGCCTACGTGCGCTCCGCCGCCCTGGCCACACCGCTGGAAAGCACGCCGGTCAGCGCCAAGCTGGATGAAGGCATCAAGGCCCGCGACGGCGGCAACGCCAGCACCGCGCCGCTGGTGGCGGAAGTCACCGTGCCCGGCCGCTATCGCCTGACCTTTACCGGCGCCGAAGTGAGCTTTGTGGATAACGAACGCGGCGAGCCTGAGCCGGTGTTGATGTTCAGCAGCTCCAGTGCCGTGGCCGATGAGACCATTGCCGGTAAGGTCCAGGCCTGGCTGTTGCCGGAAAAGGCCCAGGACGACACCCGTCCCTATAACAGCAACGACATCGACGACGCCCTGCTGGCCCGCAGTACCAAGGTCACGCTGACCCACGTGCCCAGCGTCGAACCACTGAATACCCTGCATGCCTTCAAGTTCAAGGCCCCGGCCGGCCGTGCGCTGTATGTGCGCGTGCCCGCCAACCTGGAAGCCATCGGTGGCTACCTGGCGAAAAACCCTACGGCCTCGCTGATCAGCATGCCGGCTTATCCGCGCACCTTGCAGTTCCTCTCCGACGGCGCGTTGCTCAGCCTCAATGGCGAAAAACGCCTGGGTTTCATGGCCCGTGGTGTACCTGGCGCCCATGTGGAAATCGCGCGCTTGCTGCCCAACCAATTGCAGCACCTGGTGGACCAGAGCAGCGGCAGCTTTGCCCGGCCCAATTTCGGCAACGAGTACTTCGACCGCATGGTTGAACGCCAGTCCCTGGATATTGCGCTGTCGTCCTCGGACCCGGCGAAAACCGTCTATGACAACGTCGATCTGAGCCACTACCTCACCGCCAACGGAGGCCGTCGCGGCATTTTCGTGCTCAAGCTCAGCCCTCAGGATGAGCCGGCCGAGCGCACGTTCGACTATTCGCGCAGCACCACCTCTGACCTGCGCTTTATCGTGGTCACCGACCTCGGCATCATCGCCAAGCGCTCCAGCGATGGCAGCCATGACGTGTATGTGCAATCCATCGGCAACGGTTCGCCGGTGTCCGACGCCCAGGTCGACATCATTGGCCGCAACGGTCTGCCCGTGAGCAGCGGCCACACCGACGGCGAAGGCCACGTGCATTTCGCCAAGCTGGATGAACTGCGCCGTGAGAAAACGCCGCTGATGTATGTGGTCACTCGCGGCAACGACCAGTCGTTCCTGCCGATCGCCCGTCAGTCCCAGCAGCTGGATTTGTCGCGCTTCGACGTAGGCGGTTTGGAAGAAGACGGCGCGATTGATCGCCTCAGCGCCTACCTGTTCACCGACCGTGGCCTCTACCGCCCTGGCGAGACCGCGCACCTGGGCATGATCGTGCGCAGCGGCAACTGGAAAGGTGCCCTGCAAGGCCTGCCCGTGGAGCTGCAGATCACCGACCCGCGCGGCCTTGAAGTGATTCGCCAGCCGCTGAAGCTGTCCGCCAGCGGTTTTGAAACCTTTGATTTCCCCAGCAGCGAAGTCGCCCCCGCCGGTGACTACACCGCGACCTTGCAGTTGATTGGCCAGAAACAGACCCGCACCGACCTCGGCAGTGTCAGCTTCAAGGTCCGCGATTTCGAACCGGACCGCATGAAGGTCAGCCTGAGCCTGCACGACACCCCGGTACAGGGCTGGATTCCACCGGACCAGGTGGTGGCCAAGGTCACCGCGATGCACCTGTTCGGCGCCCCGGCGGCCGGCCGTCGCGTCACTGCGAAGATGTCCCTGAGCCCGACGCTCGCGGCATTCGAGCGTTACCCCGACTACCGTTTCCGCCTCAACGATTCCCTGGAAGAGGCCAGCACCGAAGACCTGGCCGAAACCACCGTCGACGACAACGGCCAGGCCGTACTCGACCTCAACCTGCAACGCTTCGCCAACAGCACCTATCGCTTGCAAGTGATGACCCAGGTCTTCGAGGCCGAAGGGGGCCGTAACGTGGCGGCGCAAAGTGCCTTGCTGGTGTCGTCCGCGCCCTACCTTGTGGGTGTGAAAAGTCAGGACTCGCTGTCGTACGTCGCCAAGGACGCCCCGCGCCAGGTGCAATGGCTGGCCGTCGCGCCAGACCTCACCCCGCTGGCGGTGGATGGCCTGACCAGCGAAGTGGTCGAGCACCGCTACGTGTCGGTACTGGTGAAACAGTCCAACGGCACCTACAAGTACGAGTCGCGCATCAAGAACATCAGCCAACCGGCCTCTCCGCTGGTGATGACCAAGGACGGCGCCAGGCAGGCCCTGAACACCGCCACCCCTGGCGATTTCACCCTCCAAGTGAAGGACGCCAACGGCAACCTGCTCAACCAGATCGACTACAGCGTGGCCGGACGCGGCAACACCTCGCGCTCCCTGGAGCGCAATGCCGAGCTGCAACTGCGCCTGGATAAACGCAGCTACGCCACCGGCGATGAGATCGCGATCAGCATCCGCGCGCCTTACACCGGTGCGGGGCTGATCACCATCGAGCGGGACAAGGTCTACACCCAGCAGTGGTTCAAGGCCGACAGTACCAACAGCGTGCAACATATCCGCGTGCCTGCGGGGCTTGAGGGCAATGCCTACGTCAACGTGCAGTTTGTGCGCGACATCGGCTCGTCCGAGGTCTACATGAGCCCGCTGTCCTACGGGGTGGTGCCGTTCAGCATCAACCTGGATGCGCGGCGCATGGCGTTGAAGGTCGAGGGCCCGGCGAAAATAGAGCCGGGACAGACCCTCGACATCAAGGTCAACGCCGACCGCCCCGGCCGTGCTGTGGTGTATGCAGTGGACGAAGGCATCTTGCAGGTAGCGCGCTACCAGACGCCGGACCCGCTGGGTTTCTTCTTCCAGAAACGTGCGCTGGAAGTCGGCACCAGTCAGATCCTTGACCTGATCCTGCCGGAATTCAGCCGCCTGCTCAGTGGGGCGGCGCCCGGTGGCGATACGGAAGGCGCCCTGGCTAATCACCTCAACCCGTTCAAGCGTAAACATCAGCCGCCAGTGGCCTGGTGGTCCGGGCTGGTGGACTTGCCCGCCGGTGAAACCGTGCTGCATTACCAGGTGCCGGACAGCTTCAACGGCAAGCTGCACCTGTTCGCGGTGGCTGTGGACGCCGACAGCGTGGGCGTCAGCGAGGCCAATACCGAGGTCCGTGGCCCGATTGTCATCACGCCGAACGTGCCGGCTTTCGTGGCGCCGGGTGATGTATTCAACGTCAGCGCCGGGGTATTCAGCAACCTCGAGGCGGCGGCGAACGTGAAGTTTGAAGTGCAGACCAGCGCCGGCCTGGTGGTGCAGGGCGACAAAGCCAGCACCTTGTCCCTGCAACCGCGCAAGGAGGGCACCGCCGAGTTCAAGATCAAGGTCGGCGAAACCCTCGGTTCGGCGGATTTGCGCTTTGTCGCCGTGTTGCCGGATGGCAAGCGGATCCAGGTGGCGGAAACCACTTCGATTCGCCCTCTGAGCGAGCATCGCGTGGCCCTGAGCCTGGGTCGTTTCGACAGCGCCAGCAAAGAGCTCAAGCCCACCCGTGAACTGTTCAGCCAGTTGCGCGATGTGCAACTGGGTGTGGCGGCCTCGCCGCTGGTATGGGCCAACGGCCTCAAGCACTACCTGGATGACTACGGCTATGCCTGCACCGAGCAACTGGTGTCCAAGGCCATGCCGGCGTTGATCTGGGGCGGTACCGCACCCGAGGCAGAACAGGCCTTCAGCAGCGCGGTGCGCATGTTGCGCCAGCGCCAGAACCAGGCAGGTGGTTTCGGTTTGTGGGCCGCCAACCCGGACGTAGCGCCCTACGCCAGCCTATATGCCACCGATTTCCTGATCGAAGCCAAGGAACGCGGGCTACCGGTGCCGGAAGACCTGCTGGTGCGCGCCAACAGCTATCTGACGGACCTGGCCAACGGCCCGAGCGAAGGCCTGTCTGAATTGCGCAACCGCGCCTACGCCAGTTACTTGTTGAGTCGTCAGGGGATTCTGGTGAGCGGCGCCTTGAGCGATATCCGCGAACGCTACGAAAGCTACTTCAAGGACAGCTGGCAGAACGACTTGGGCGCCGCCTACTTGGCGGCCAGCTACAAACTGCTCAAGCAGGATCGCCAGGCCGACACCTTGTTCCGCAAGATCCCTTGGCGTTCGCTTGTGGATAAGTGGGACAGCGACGGCCTGTATTACGACCCGCTGGTCCACGATGCCGAGCACCTGCATCTGCTCGCTCGCCATTTCCCCGAGTTGCTGGACAATGTTCCTACCGCCCTGCTGGATAAACTCGGCAAGCGCCTCAACGAACAGCGCTACAACTCGCTGTCGGCGGCGCTGTTACTGCGGGCCTTGGACAACTACGGCCAGCGCGCGCAAAGCGATATGACCCTCAAGGCCACTGCCTGGCTGGGCGACAAGCAGCAACAATTGCTGGAAATGGCCGGCCAGCCACCCCGCGCGGCGGTACCGGGCGCCACGCAAAAACTGCTGATGGAAAAATCCGACGGCCCGGCGGCGTTCTACATGCTCAGCGAAGCCGGTTTCGATAAGGGTGCCAAGCTCAAGCCGATCAACAACGGGCTGGAGATCATCCACGAATACCTCGACCTCAAAGGCGAGCCGGTGAGCACAGTGGCGGTGGGCGATGAGTTCCTGGTGCGCTTGCGCCTGCGTGCCACCGACCGTGACCAGGTGCAGCAAGTGGCGGTGGTCGACCTGCTGCCCGGTGGCGTCGAGCCTGTGTATAACTTGCCGCCGGAGCCGGAAGCCGCCAGCAGCGAGGAAAGTGAAGGCGAAACGTCCGAATACGTAGAAGAAAGCGAACAAGAAGCCGATGCCTGGCAAGCGCCCATCGGCGAAACCGAGCTGAGCAACTGGCAGCCGGACTATGTGGATGTGCGTGATGATCGGGTGGTGTTGTACGGCACGGCACTGCGCGACGTAGGCACCTTCGTCTATCGCGTGCGCGCCACCAACGCCGGCACGTTCAATACGCCACCGGCCTACGCCGAAGGCATGTACGAACCCACCCTGCAAGGGCGCGGCAAAGTAGGCCAGCTTGAAATTACCAAGCCTTAA